CAGGGACGTATACATGGGATCAGGCCAGGGACGTATACGTGGGGTCAGGCCAGGGACGTATACATGGGGTCAGGCCAGGGACGTATACAAGGGGTCAGGCCAGGGACGTATACATGGGGTCAGGCCAGGGACGTATACATAGGGTCAGGCCAGGGACGTATACACGGGGTCAGGCCAGGGACGTATACATGGGGTCAGGCCAGTGACGTATACATGGGGTCAGGCCAGAGACGTAAACATGGGTCAGGCCAGGGACTTATACGGGGGTCAGGCCAGGGACGTATACATGGGTCAGGCCAGGGACGTATACATGGGGTCAGGCCAGTGACGTATACATGGGGTCAGGCCAGAGACGTAAACATGGGTCAGGCCAGGGACGTATACGGGGGTCAGGCCAGGGACGTATACATGGGTCAGGCCAGGGACTTATACGGGGGTCAGGCCAGGGACGTATACATGGGGTCAGGCCAGGGACTTATACGGGGGTCAGGCCAGGGAGATATACATGGGGTCAGGCCAGGAACGTATACGGGGGTCAGGCCAGGGAGATATACATGGGGTCAGGCCAGGGACTTATACGGGGGTCAGGCCAGGGAGATATACATGGGGTCAGGCCAGGAACGTATACGGGGGTCAGGCCAGGGAGATATACATGGGGTCAGGCCAGGAACGTATACGGGGGTCAGGCCAGGGAGATATACATGGGGTCAGGCCAGGAACGTATACATGGGGTCAGGCCAGGAACGTATACAAGGAATCTCCCGAACAAGCAGTGGTCACTCTCATGGTGAGCTCAAGGTATCAGTAATGTCCCTTGATGTCTCCCATCAGAAAGCGCAGTCGAAATTCACTAAACTCTAACCGCTGTTTTTCGATGTATCTCGCAACATGAGGCGAGTAATTGTAGGCTTTAGAAAGTCAGGTATGTCATATAGTCTTTAGCAGGACATTATTAAGCCTAAAATTGTTTCGctattattattgtatttttctGTTGTTTATATTTCCCCTTACGCTCTtctgtcctcatatgacgctgactgttggtgtccaaATGGAacaccgtcctcatatgaccctggtgTCTGGTGTCGGAATTGATAGCCACTGGCcggccgtcctcatatgaccctgactgttggtatccaaatggatagccgtcctcatgtgaccctgactgttggtgtcctaatagccggccgtcctcatgtgaccttgactgttggtgtcctaatagccggccgtcctcatgtgaccttgactgttggtgtcctaatggatagccgtcctcatatgaccctgactgttggtgtcctaatggaaagccatcctcatatgaccctgactgttggtgtcctaatggatagccgtcctcatgtgaccctgactgttggtgtcctaatggaaagccatcctcatatgaccctgactgttggtgtcctaatggatagccgtcctcatgtgaccctgactgttggtgtcctaatcgccggccgtcctcatatgaccctgactgttggtgtcctaatggatagccgtcctcatatgaccctgactgttggtgtcctaatggatagccgtcctcatatgaccctgactgttggtgtcctaatggaaagccatcctcatatgaccctgactgttggtgtcctaatggatagccgtcctcatcatgtgaccctgactgttggtgtcctaatggatagccgtcctcatatgaccctgactgttggtgtcctaatggatagccatcctcatatgaccctgactgttggtgtcctaatagccggccgtcctcatatgaccctaactgttggtgtcctaatggatagccgtcctcatgtgaccctgactgttggtgtcctaatggatagccgtcctcatataaccctgactgttggtgtcctaatagCCGtccgttctcatatgaccctgactgttggtgtcctaatggatagccgtcctcatatgaccctgactgttggtgtcctaatggatagccgtcctcatgtgaccctgactgttggtgtcctaatggatagccgtcctcatatgaccctgactgttggtgtcctaatggatagccatcctcatatgaccctgactgttggtgtcctaatggatagccgtcctcatatgaccctgactgttggtgtcctaatggatagccgtcctcatatgaccctgactgttggtgtcctaatggatagccgtcctcatatgaccctgactgttggtgtcctaatggatagccatcctcatatgaccctgactgttggtgtcctaatggatagccgtcctcatcatgtgaccctgactgttggtgtcctaatagCCGGCCGTCCTcgtgtgaccctgactgttggtgtcctaatggatagccgtcctcatatgaccctgactgttggtgtccaaATAGCcggccgtcctcatatgaccctgactgttggtgtcctaatagCCGGCCGTCCTcgtgtgaccctgactgttggtgtcctaatggatagccgtcctcatgtgaccctgactgttggtgtccaaATAGCCGGCCGTCCTCATgtcaccctgactgttggtgtcctaatggatagccgtcctcatgtcaccctgactgttggtgtcctaatggatagtcgtcctcatatgaccctgactgttggtgtcctaatagccggccgtcctcatatgaccctgactgttggtgtcctaatggatagccgtcctcatgtgaccctgactgttggtgtccaaATAGCcggccgtcctcatatgaccctgactgttggtgtcctaatagCCGGCCGTCCTcgtgtgaccctgactgttggtgtcctaatggatagccgtcctcatgtgaccctgactgttggtgtccaaATAGCCGGCCGTCCTCATgtcaccctgactgttggtgtcctaatggatagccgtcctcatgtcaccctgactgttggtgtcctaatggatagtcgtcctcatatgaccctgactgttggtgtcctaatagCCGGCCGTCCTcgtgtgaccctgactgttggtgtcctaatggatagccgtcctcatgtgaccctgactgttggtgtccaaATAGCCGGCCGTCCTCATgtcaccctgactgttggtgtcctaatggatagccgtcctcatgtcaccctgactgttggtgtcctaatggatagtcgtcctcatatgaccctgactgttggtgtcctaatagccggccgtcctcatatgaccctgactgttggtgtcctaatcgatagccgtcctcatgtgaccctgactgttggtgtcctaatggatagccgtcctcatatgaccctgactgttggtgtcctaatggatagccatcctcatatgaccctgactgttggtgtcctaatagccggccgtcctcatatgaccctgactgttggtgtcctaatggatagccgtcctcatatgaccctgactgttggtgtcctaatggatagccgtcctcatgtgaccctgactgttggtgtcctaatggatagccgtcctcatgtgaccctgactgttggtgtcctaatggatagccgtcctcatataaccctgactgttggtgtcctaatagccggccgtcctcatatgaccctgactgttggtgtcctaatggatagccgtcctcatatgaccctgactgatggtgtcctaatggatagccgtcctcatgtgaccctgactgttggtgtcctaatggatagccgttctcatatgaccctgactgttggtgtcctaatggatagccatcctcatatgaccctgactgttggtgtcctaatggatagccgtcctcatatgaacctgactgttggtgtcctaatggatagccatcctcatatgaccctgactgttggtgtcctaatggatagccgtcctcatcatgtgaccctgactgttggtgtcctaatggatagccgttctcatatgaccctgactgttggtgtcctaatagCCGGCCGTCCTcgtgtgaccctgactgttggtgtcctaatggatagccgtcctcatatgaccctgactgttggtgtccaaATAGCcggccgtcctcatatgaccctgactgttggtgtcctaatagCCGGCCGTCCTcgtgtgaccctgactgttggtgtcctaatggatagccgtcctcatgtgaccctgactgttggtgtccaaATAGCCGGCCGTCCTCATgtcaccctgactgttggtgtcctaatggatagccgtcctcatgtcaccctgactgttggtgtcctaatggatagtcgtcctcatatgaccctgactgttggtgtcctaatagccggccgtcctcatatgaccctgactgttggtgtcctaatggatagccgtcctcatatgacgctgactgttggtgtcctaatagCCGgccgttctcatatgaccctgactgttggtgtcctaatagCCGgccgttctcatatgaccttgactgttggtgtcttaaTAGCcggccgtcctcatatgaccctgactgttggtgtcctaatagCCGGCCGTcatcatgtgaccctgactgttggtgtcctaatcgatagccgtcctcatgtgaccctgactgttggtgtcctaatggatagccgtcctcatatgaccctgactgttggtgtcctaatggatagccgtcctcatgtgaccctgactgttggtgtcctaatggatagccgtcctcatgtgaccctgactgttggtgtcctaatagccggccgtcctcatatgaccatcactgttggtgtcctaatggatagccgtcctcatatgaccttgactgttggtgtcctaatagccggtcgtcctcatatgaccctgactgttggtgtcctaatagccggccgtcctcatatgaccctgactgttggtgtcctaatcgatagccgtcctcatgtgactctgactgttggtgtcctaatagccggccgtcctcatatgaccctgactgttggtgtcctaatggatagccatcctcatgtgaccctgactgttggtgtcataATAGCCGGTcatcctcatgtgaccctgactgttggtgtcctaatagCCGGTCGTCCTCATGtgtccctgactgttggtgtcctaatggaaagccgtcctcatgtgaccctgactgttggtgtcctaatagccggccgtcctcatgtgaccctgactgttggtgtcctaatggatagccgtcctcatatgaccctgactgttggtgtcctaatggatagccgtcctcatgtgaccctgactcatggtgtcctaatggatagccgtcctcatatgaccctgactgttggtgtcctaatggatagccgtcctcatataaccctgactgttggtgtcctaatagccggccgtcctcatatgaccctgactgttggtgtcctaatggataggcgtcctcatatgaccctgactgttggtgtcctaatggatagccgtcctcatgtgaccctgactgttggtgtcctaatggatagccgtcctcatatgaccctgaatgttggtgtcctaatggatagccatcctcatatgaccctgactgttggtgtcctaatggatagccgtcctcatatgaccctgactgttggtgtcctaatggatagccatcctcatatgaccctgactgttggtgtcctaatggatagccgtcctcatcatgtgaccctgactgttggtgtcctaatggatagccgttctcatatgaccctgactgttggtgtcctaatagccggccgtcctcatgtgaccctgactgttggtgtcctaatggatagccATCCTCagatgaccctgactgttggtgtcctaatggatagccgtcctcatcatgtgaccctgactgttggtgtcctaacagccggccgtcctcatatgaccctgactgttggtgtcctaatggatagccgtcctcatatgaccctgactgttggtgtcctaatggatagccgtcctcatatgaccctgactgttggtgtcctaatggatagccgtcctcatgtgaccctgactgttggtgtcctaatagccggccgtcctcatgtgaccctgactgttggtgtcctaatggatagccgtcctcatatgactctgactgttggtgtccgaatggatagccgtcctcatatgaccctgactgttggtgtcctaatggatagccatcctcatgtgaccctgactgttggtgtcataATAGCCGGccatcctcatgtgaccctgactgttggtgtcctaatagCCGGTCGTCCTCATGtgtccctgactgttggtgtcctaatggaaagccgtcctcatgtgaccctgactgttggtgtcctaatagccggccgtcctcatgtgaccctgactgttggtgtcctaatggatagccgtcctcatgtgaccctgactgttggtgtcctaatagccggtcgtcctcatatgaccctgactgttggtgtcctaatagCCGGCCGTCCTcgtgtgaccctgactgttggtgtcttaatggatagccgtcctcatatgaccctgactgttggtgtcctaatagccggtcgtcctcatatgaccctgactgttggtgtcctaatagCCGGCCGTCCTcgtgtgaccctgactgttggtgtcctaatggatagccgtcctcatcatgtgaccctgactgttggtgtcctaatggatagccgtcctcatatgaccctgactgttggtgtcctaatggatagccatcctcatatgaccctgactgttggtgtccttaTAGCcggccgtcctcatatgaccctgactgttggtgtcctaatggatagccgtcctcatatgaccctgactgttggtgtcctaatggatagccgtcctcatgtgaccctgactgttggtgtcctaatggatagccgtcctcatatgaccctgactgttggtgtcctaatggatagccgtcctcatataaccctgactgttggtgtcctaatagccggccgtcctcatatgaccctgactgttggtgtcctaatggatagccgtcctcatatgaccctgactgttggtgtcctaatggatagccgtcctcatgtgacccggactgttggtgtcctaatggatagccgtcctcatatgaccctgactgttggtgtcctaatggatagccatcctcatatgaccctgactgttggtgtcctaatggatagccgtcctcatatgaccctgactgttggtgtcctaatggatagccatcctcatatgaccctgactgttggtgtcctaatggatagccgtcctcatcatgtgaccctgactgttggtgtcctaatggatagccgttctcatatgaccctgactgttggtgtcctaatagccggccgtcctcatgtgaccctgactgttggtgtcctaatggatagccATCCTCagatgaccctgactgttggtgtcctaatggatagccgtcctcatcatgtgaccctgactgttggtgtcctaacagccggccgtcctcatatgaccctgactgttggtgtcctaatggatagccgtcctcatatgaccttgactgttggtgtcctaatggatagccgtcctcatatgaccctgactgatggtgtcctaatggatagccgtcctcatatgaccctgactgttggtgtcctaatggatagccgtcctcatatgactctgactgttggtgtccgaacggatagccgtcctcatatgaccctgactgttggtgtcctaatggatagccatcctcatgtgaccctgactgttggtgtcataATAGCCGGccatcctcatgtgaccctgactgttggtgtcctaatagCCGGTCGTCCTCATGtgtccctgactgttggtgtcctaatggaaagccgtcctcatgtgaccctgactgttggtgtcctaatagccggccgtcctcatgtgaccctgactgttggtgtcctaatggatagccgtcctcatgtgaccctgactgttggtgtcctaatagccggtcgtcctcatatgaccctgactgttgttgtccTAATAGCCGGCCGTCCTcgtgtgaccctgactgttggtgtcttaatggatagccgtcctcatcatgtgaccctgactgttggtgtcctaatggatagccgtcctcatatgaccctgactgttggtgtcctaatggatagccatcctcatatgaccctgactgttggtgtcctaatagccggccgtcctcatatgaccctgactgttggtgtcctaatggatagccgtcctcatatgaccctgactgttggtgtcctaatggatagccgtcctcatgtgaccctgactgttggtgtcctaatggatagccgtcctcatgtgaccctgactgttggtgtcctaatggatagccgtcctcatataaccctgactgtttgtgtccTAATAGCcggccgtcctcatatgaccctgactgttggtgtcctaatggatagccgtcctcatatgaccctgactgttggtgtcctaatggatagccgtcctcatgtgaccctgactgttggtgtcctaatggatagccgtcctcatatgaccctgactgttggtgtcctaatggatagccatcctcatatgaccctgactgttggtgtcctaatggatagccgtcctcatatgaccctgactgttggtgtcctaatggatagccatcctcatatgaccctgactgttggtgtcctaatggatagccgtcctcatcatgtgaccctgactgttggtgtcctaatggatagccgttctcatatgaccctgactgttggtgtcctaatagCCGGCCGTCCTCATGTgaacctgactgttggtgtcctaatggatagccatcctcatatgaccctgactgttggtgtcctaatggatagccgtcctcatcatgtgaccctgactgttggtgtcctaacagccggccgtcctcatatgaccctgactgttggtgtcctaatggatagccgtcctcatatgaccttgactgttggtgtcctaatagatagccgtcctcatatgaccctgactgatggtgtcctaatggatagccgtcctcatatgaccctgactgttggtgtcctaatggatagccgtcctcatgtgaccctgactgttggtgtcctaatggatagccgtcctcatatgaccctgactgttggtgtcctaatggatagccgtcctcatgtgaccctgactgttggtgtcctaatagccggccgtcctcatgtgaccctgactgttggtgtcctaatggatagccgtcctcatatgactctgactgttggtgtccgaatggatagccgtcctcatatgaccctgactgttggtgtcctaatggatagccgtcctcatatgaccctgactgttggtgtcctaatggatagccatcctcatatgaccctgactgttggtgtcctaatggatagccgtcctcatatgaccctgactgttggtgtcctaatggatagccatcctcatatgaccctgactgttggtgtcctaatggatagccgtcctcatcatgtgaccctgactgttggtgtcctaatggatagccgttctcatatgaccctgactgttggtgtcctaatagccggccgtcctcatgtgaccctgactgttggtgtcctaatggatagccatcctcatatgaccctgactgttggtgtcctaatggatagccgtcctcatatgaccctgactgttggtgtcctaatggatagccgtcctcatgtgaccctgactgttggtgtcctaatggatagccgtcctcatatgaccctgactgttggtgtcctaatggatagccatcctcatatgaccctgactgttggtgtcctaatggatagccgtcctcatatgaccctgactgttggtgtcctaatggatagccaccctcatatgaccctgactgttggtgtcctaatggatagccgtcctcatcatgtgaccctgactgttggtgtcctaatggatagccgttctcatatgaccctgactgttggtgtcctaatagccggccgtcctcatgtgaccctgactgttggtgtcctaatggatagccatcctcatatgaccctgactgttggtgtcctaatggatagccgtcctcatcatgtgaccctgactgttggtgtcctaacagccggccgtcctcatatgaccctgactgttggtgtcctaatggatagccgtcctcatatgaccttgactgttggtgtcctaatagatagccgtcctcatatgaccctgactgatggtgtcctaatggatagccgtcctcatatgaccctgactgttggtgtcctaatggatagccgtcctcatgtgaccctgactgttggtgtcctaatggatagccgtcctcatatgaccctgactgttggtgtcctaatggatagccgtcctcatgtgaccctgactgttggtgtcctaatagccggccgtcctcatgtgaccctgactgttggtgtcctaatggatagccgtcctcatatgactctgaaTGTTGGTGTCCGAATggatagccgtcctcatatgaccctgactgttggtgtcctaatggatagccgtcctcatatgacgcTGGTTATTTGTGCCCATACTTGACGTCATCGATGCCACGACATTAACAAAAACGAAATAATATGATATTCAAAAAGTAGTAAATTATATTTTCGTTAACTATGTGTGATTAAGGATTGATAAGTTGCTTAATTCATGTACTTACATCAGCTCAGACGGGTCAATGTCGAGCATTAAACTGatgttttgatgtattttctCTATAGGATTAAGCTGCACTTTCTCCCGAGTTGTTTTAAGTGGATGTCAGGTTAAGCCGAAAGTTAAAACTGTTAATACAGGTCTGCAATGAAAGTTAATTATAGCGCTTCATCTCTGCGAACCGTGGGGAGGGGGAAAGTCTCTCACGTGCAGCGTCAACCCTTAGAACATGTGGGAGGAGCAAAGTCTAGCATGCACGTCAAGACCGAAATCGATCGGAAATTCAATTAAAGGCTGTAAAAATTGAATTTTCGTCAAAACCTCTTTGGAGAATATATCCTCCTTGTCAAATTTTGGGTATACGACATCGATCAGGATTTCACTAAACTTTAACGTTCTGTTGTGTCTCATTTCATGTTCACTAAACTTTAACGTTCTGTTGTGTCTCATTTCATGTTCACTAAACTTTAACCTTTTGTTGTGTCTCATTTCATGTTCACTAAACTTTAACCTTTTGTTGTGTCTCATTTCATGTTCACTAAACTTTAACCTTCTGTTGTGTCTCATTTCATGTTCACTAAACTTTAACCTTTTGTTGTGTCTCATTTCATGTTCACTAAACTTTAACCTTTTGTTGTGTCTCATTTCATGTTCACTAAACTTTAACCTTCTGTTGTGTCTCATTTCATGTTCACTAAAGTTTTTTTTCAGTGAGACATGGTGTTTTGCCTTCTATTGTTTCATAAAGTCAtctttaaaatacaaatttgatttttttttaatgttaaacgAGAAAAACATGTTACCTAACCTAATCTGAAATCCTTGACCACAGATCTTAGGTCGATAATCTTTGGTAAATTTCCATGCCCACACGAACCACAACTTTCCCTTGACCAGACAAACTTTAACCGCCCGACCACTGACCCCGAGCCAGCGATTACCCTTACTTATGACCCTCTTGAACTCTGACCTAAAGACCAACTCTGACCTAATCAGCATACCTCAACGGCTGACCCCTATAACCTCAGTTCTTAATACCTGAACTCGAACCCCTTAAATAGCAATGTGTATGACCCTGAAGGTCGGGCTATTGACACGGATACCAGAACAAACGTCTGGTCTGAAATGAAAGCATAAAAATCCTAGAAATAATAAATGTCAATTTCGTTTCACGTGTAtttaattttactaaaatatattgacatttgtGAAGACAGCTCGTGACAGCTCGGGTATCAGTATTAAACCTACCATTGGACGTCTCCGACCACAATACGATTTGTTGTTGTCTACAGAAATGTTccattaaatatgttttactcAGTGTTCGTTACACAAACGTGATACTTGATACATAACTACAAGTATAAATGGAAGATTTTTGTTGTGGTGTTTATATCCAAAAATGTGTAATGGAAACGAATGCCATGAATTGGCAACTCACTTTGCGAAGGTCAGAATTCAGTATTGATAAGAAAAGACAAAAGTTGATAATATATCTGTGTTTTCTGTGTATATGCTAGATGatgtatgtttgtgtatgtaatgtttatatcttttataGAATATAGATGTCTTTAagaatgaaaaattataaaacaagGAAAGAACAGACAAAAGCGAAGTATAAGGAAACACCAAATAGAAGGAAAGAGGAAAAgacaatacaattatacattagTATGTAGGAAGATCCGAGGCGAAAggaaatacataaaaaaaaaagcttctGGGGGGACATCACAACAATAGAAAACAACAGGAATTTgggaaaaacaacaacaggaactggggagacaTAGCAACAATAGAAAACAACAACGGGAACTGGGGAGACATGGCAACAgtagaaaacaacaacaggaactggggagaAAAGGCAACAgtagaaaacaacaacaggaactggggagacaTGGCAACAgtagaaaacaacaacaggaactggggagacaTGACAACAGTAGAAAataacaacaggaactggggagacaTGGCAACAgtagaaaacaacaacaggaactggggagacaTGACAACAgtagaaaacaacaacaggaactggggagacaTGGCAACAgtagaaaacaacaacaggaactggggagacaTGGCAACAgtagaaaacaacaacaggaactgggagACATGGCAACAgtagaaaacaacaacaggaactggggagacaTGACAACAgtagaaaacaacaacaggaactggggagaAAAGGCAACAgtagaaaacaacaacaggaactggggagacaTGGCAACAgtagaaaacaacaacaggaactggggagacatcacaacagtacaaaacaacaacaggacCTGGGGAGACATGGCAACagtacaaaacaacaacaggaactggggagacaTGACAACAgtagaa
This window of the Pecten maximus unplaced genomic scaffold, xPecMax1.1, whole genome shotgun sequence genome carries:
- the LOC117318478 gene encoding keratin, type I cytoskeletal 9-like, which translates into the protein MGSGQGRIQGVRPGTYTWGQARDVYIGSGQGRIHGVRPGTYTWGQASDVYMGSGQRRKHGSGQGLIRGSGQGRIHGSGQGRIHGVRPVTYTWGQARDVNMGQARDVYGGQARDVYMGQARDLYGGQARDVYMGSGQGLIRGSGQGDIHGVRPGTYTGVRPGRYTWGQARDLYGGQAREIYMGSGQERIRGSGQGDIHGVRPGTYTGVRPGRYTWGQARNVYMGSGQERIQGISRTSSGHSHGELKVSVMSLDVSHQKAQSKFTKL